Proteins encoded by one window of Lathyrus oleraceus cultivar Zhongwan6 chromosome 1, CAAS_Psat_ZW6_1.0, whole genome shotgun sequence:
- the LOC127083427 gene encoding pathogenesis-related protein 1-like, which translates to MGSFSILCILSLILIVSCSNITSAQDSPVDYLKPHNAARSAIEGLNIPNLVWDEKIAAFAQNYANQRKDCKVIPSDGNGGHYGENLAISNGYISGAEAVKLWVDEQPHFDQYHNKCINGECLHYTQVIWNDSLRVGCGKVKCDNGGTFITCNYYPPGNIPGQDPF; encoded by the coding sequence ATGGGTTCATTTTCGATATTGTGTATTTTAAGTTTGATACTCATTGTGAGTTGCAGTAACATTACAAGCGCCCAAGACTCACCAGTCGATTATCTGAAACCGCACAACGCAGCAAGATCAGCTATTGAAGGTCTTAACATTCCAAATCTTGTTTGGGATGAAAAAATTGCAGCTTTCGCACAAAACTATGCCAATCAACGCAAGGATTGTAAAGTGATTCCCTCGGATGGTAATGGTGGACACTACGGTGAGAATCTTGCCATTAGCAATGGCTACATAAGTGGTGCAGAAGCAGTGAAATTGTGGGTGGATGAGCAACCTCACTTTGATCAATATCATAACAAATGCATTAATGGTGAATGTCTTCATTATACTCAGGTGATTTGGAATGATTCATTACGTGTTGGATGTGGCAAAGTAAAATGTGATAATGGAGGCACATTTATTACTTGCAATTATTATCCTCCTGGCAATATTCCAGGCCAAGATCCATTCTAA